tataacTTATAAAGACACTGCCAGATGGAACCATTTACAGTGATTTGGAAAAgtattcatattcatatcacattttgtcacattacaaccacaaatgtaccacaaaccaccttttgctgcaattacagctgcaagtcttttagTCTCTACCCATTTTGGACATCATATAGGATGGAGTCTGTAGTTGTGCCACACGCTTTCCACTTtcagatgatagattgtacatTGCAATGTGAGAAGTTTAACCCTGCTTTGAATTGCTCTACGCTTTATCCCTGACTTGTCTGGTGTGTTACTTGGACTTTGGGATGCTGTTTGTtgactaatgttctctaacaaatgtgaaaaatgttgtaACGTGgcaaaatgtggaaaggttcaaggggtatgaatactttttcaaggcactgcATACACATCAGTCAGTGCAGAGAGGACATAAAAAGCAGATAAGGGAAGATTACTTGGTGGGCTGGATTCGAatccgcagccttctgcatcccaactcaatgTTAAATGCTAATTATAATAAtctaatttataaaaacaatccATTTCTTAACCTGGTTGTAATTCCACTGTACCAATCATTGACAGCTGTATGTGCACTAAGCTGTCCAAATATTTCAGAGGTGATGGCTGCAGCTTGGAGAATGAATAGCTCACCTTCAGCTCTACGGGCTTCCTGACAGTGAGTTTAGATCAGAGATTTCCCACTGGCACCGAAACAACTGTCTTAATGGCCATGTATTGGGAAAGGCTTAAATAGCATTTGTGCAGAATCAGTGttatcaaagtgaaaacaaaggcTGTaacaatgcacacaaacaccacctcaacacatacacaaagaaatcaaacaagCATTTAAACGAGGACTAACGTTTAGCTTTATACACTTGTTTTACACATGATAAACACACTCCAGCTCATGGCCACATGTTCATTAGGGTCAGCTGGTTGAAGACACCTAATTAGAACTTAATGTAAGATAAAAGTACAGTAAGAGGAAAATGTGAGTAGGAAAGAAAATAGACACTAAAAAGGAGAGGTTATGAAGTTCAaagactgtttttctttttataaattctTATTTAATCCCTTCATCTTTTCTCCTGCTGCACTTGAGGCTTTCAGCTTCTTCTCTTGCCTCTTAGTGCTCAcggtaaaataagtaaaaaatagtttttctttaacataagaagaaaaaaattctaaaaggTTAATTTCTTCAGTATTTATCTTAGACAGTGAGCACAGAGAAATCACGCACAGCGTTTAGAAGTTTATCTTGCATTTAAATTAGAGTTTAGAAACCTGTGCTTAGagtgtctgtctctgtaggGGTCTTCCGTGGACTGGGTAAACTCTTCAGGTACTCCAAATGCCGGCGGGCCTCAGCCTGATTTTGCCTCACATAGTACACCACATACACAATGACCATGAAGAACCACACAAACATGGTCACAAGCATGGCCACATCAGTGGTTTTCCTCTGCAAGCTGCAGAAGTTCACCCCAGAATCTAACAGTTTGACCAACGGTTGACCTGCATGTTCGCCCTGCGACCCCGGGTCCTCCCACCTGCTCACCTCGCCCAACCCCCGCACAGAGCTCTCACAAATGATCCCGTTCACCGTCTCTGGCTCCAGGTTCAGCGTCTCCATCAGCTCCTGCAGGGCACAGTCACAGTGCCAGGGGTTGTGGTAGAGGCGGGTTTTTGCACGAGTGGAACCAAACTCC
This genomic interval from Channa argus isolate prfri chromosome 5, Channa argus male v1.0, whole genome shotgun sequence contains the following:
- the LOC137127089 gene encoding leucine-rich repeat-containing protein 3-like produces the protein MCTGWCEERCNSILGGRWGGKGVVFHLWLCVSLLCAALWGQVAPQCPDSCHCASDTATVLCSDAGLQEIPEGIPPETVSLHLERNYIRNIPEKAFSNLVYLRDLYLSHNRIDSLASGALRHLGPELRLLDLSHNQLRQASREEFGSTRAKTRLYHNPWHCDCALQELMETLNLEPETVNGIICESSVRGLGEVSRWEDPGSQGEHAGQPLVKLLDSGVNFCSLQRKTTDVAMLVTMFVWFFMVIVYVVYYVRQNQAEARRHLEYLKSLPSPRKTPTETDTLSTGF